One part of the Candidatus Limnocylindrales bacterium genome encodes these proteins:
- the hisG gene encoding ATP phosphoribosyltransferase, which yields MKLKVGLPKGSLQDSTLDLFRKAGYIITIGQRAYTPNFDDPELEGLLIRAQEMAHYVENGVLDIGLTGRDWILEQEADVIEVADLVYAKQGLRPVKWVVAVPENSPFEKVEDLRGKRIATELVNVTRKFFKSRNIEVQVEFSWGATEVKPPKLADAIVEVTETGSSLRANNLRIIDLVLESTTKLIANRSAWEDPWKRQKIENIACLLKGALMAEEMVGLKMNINRANLPRISKILPALHTPTISNLQDPDWVAVEVVINEKVAREIIPDLRRAGAQGIVEYPLNKVIP from the coding sequence ATGAAACTTAAAGTGGGACTTCCTAAAGGAAGTTTGCAAGACTCAACCCTCGATTTATTTAGAAAGGCCGGTTATATTATTACCATCGGTCAAAGGGCTTACACTCCCAATTTTGATGATCCGGAGCTGGAAGGCTTGTTAATTCGTGCTCAAGAAATGGCCCATTACGTTGAAAATGGTGTACTGGACATAGGACTTACAGGACGCGATTGGATCCTTGAACAAGAAGCCGATGTGATTGAGGTAGCCGATCTGGTTTATGCCAAGCAGGGATTACGACCGGTAAAATGGGTTGTAGCCGTTCCGGAGAATTCACCTTTTGAGAAGGTGGAGGATTTAAGAGGAAAACGAATTGCCACGGAGCTGGTCAATGTAACTCGAAAATTTTTCAAATCCCGAAATATTGAAGTGCAAGTAGAATTTTCATGGGGCGCAACGGAGGTTAAACCCCCGAAATTGGCCGATGCTATTGTAGAAGTTACGGAAACCGGGAGTTCCCTGAGAGCCAATAACCTCCGAATTATCGACCTGGTTTTGGAGTCTACCACTAAATTAATTGCCAACCGATCGGCCTGGGAGGATCCCTGGAAACGGCAAAAAATAGAAAATATTGCCTGCCTTTTAAAAGGCGCCTTGATGGCAGAAGAAATGGTGGGACTCAAAATGAATATCAACCGGGCCAACCTGCCCCGGATCTCAAAAATTCTTCCTGCCTTACATACCCCTACCATATCGAATCTTCAAGATCCGGATTGGGTCGCCGTAGAGGTCGTTATTAATGAAAAAGTCGCCCGGGAAATTATTCCAGATCTCCGAAGGGCAGGAGCTCAAGGGATTGTGGAATATCCTTTGAATAAAGTTATTCCCTAG
- a CDS encoding CTP synthase, producing the protein MGVWEYGGMGVWECGSMGVWKYGSSYPPFYPSLLSHSHTPILPHSHTSVLPRLPESMPTKYIFVTGGVISSLGKGLAAASIGALLESRGFKVTLQKFDPYINVDAGTMNPFQHGEVYVTDDGAETDLDLGYYERFTNTRTSKDHNITTGKIYHSVIMKERKGYYLGKTVQVIPHITDEIKEAILKISHGVDVVIGEIGGTVGDIESQPFLEAIRQFKADVGPENVIYIHLTLVPYIKAADELKTKPTQHSVKALREIGIQPDIILCRTDRFLPDSIKKKIALYCNVDEKAVITAKDVEYIYDVPLVFHREGLEEIILKLLKLSSPREPDLSDWERIIHTLHSPKFEVTIGIVGKYVNLQDSYKSLNEALIHGGIANQARVHLEWIEAEEIERKGPDLYLSHIDGILVPGGFGERGIEGKIKAVQYAREHKVPYLGLCLGLQCAVIEFARNVCGLTQANSSEFAQKDLDPVIDLIPEQKKVTDKGGTMRLGAYPCKIESDSLAHKAYGKLEVSERHRHRYEVNNQFLDLLKSKGLVVSGVWPDGNLVEIIELRDHPWFLATQFHPEFKSKPRDPHPLFRDFIAAAIKHKTLL; encoded by the coding sequence ATGGGAGTGTGGGAGTATGGGGGTATGGGAGTGTGGGAGTGTGGGAGTATGGGGGTATGGAAGTATGGAAGTAGCTATCCACCCTTTTATCCTTCCCTACTCTCACACTCCCATACTCCCATACTCCCACACTCCCACACTTCCGTACTTCCCCGCCTACCAGAAAGTATGCCGACTAAATATATCTTTGTTACCGGAGGTGTGATATCCTCTCTGGGAAAAGGCTTGGCTGCTGCATCCATAGGAGCTCTTTTAGAGAGTCGAGGATTTAAAGTTACTTTGCAAAAGTTTGATCCCTATATCAATGTAGATGCCGGCACAATGAATCCCTTCCAACATGGGGAGGTTTATGTAACCGATGACGGAGCAGAAACAGACCTGGACCTGGGTTATTATGAGCGGTTTACCAATACTCGAACCAGCAAGGATCATAACATAACGACCGGAAAGATTTACCACTCCGTTATAATGAAGGAACGCAAGGGGTATTATCTTGGAAAAACCGTTCAGGTTATTCCTCACATTACCGATGAAATTAAGGAAGCTATCTTGAAAATCTCCCATGGCGTAGATGTGGTCATCGGAGAGATTGGAGGAACTGTCGGAGACATTGAAAGCCAACCCTTCCTGGAAGCAATCCGACAATTTAAAGCAGATGTCGGTCCGGAGAATGTGATCTATATCCACCTGACCCTGGTCCCCTATATTAAGGCGGCGGATGAGTTAAAAACAAAACCAACCCAACATAGTGTAAAGGCTCTACGTGAAATCGGAATTCAGCCGGATATCATCCTTTGTCGAACCGACCGCTTTTTACCGGATAGCATTAAAAAGAAAATTGCTCTTTATTGTAACGTGGATGAAAAGGCGGTGATAACTGCTAAGGATGTTGAATATATCTACGATGTTCCCCTCGTCTTTCATCGTGAAGGCTTGGAAGAGATTATTCTCAAGCTCCTTAAACTTTCCAGTCCACGAGAACCGGATCTCAGTGACTGGGAACGGATTATCCATACGCTGCATTCTCCCAAGTTTGAAGTAACCATTGGCATTGTAGGGAAGTACGTGAATCTTCAGGATTCTTATAAGAGCCTGAACGAGGCGCTGATCCATGGTGGGATTGCCAATCAAGCCAGGGTCCATTTAGAATGGATCGAAGCAGAAGAGATAGAAAGGAAGGGACCTGATCTTTATCTCTCCCACATCGATGGAATTCTCGTTCCCGGAGGATTTGGAGAACGGGGAATCGAAGGCAAGATTAAGGCCGTTCAGTATGCCCGGGAGCATAAAGTTCCCTATCTGGGACTTTGTCTGGGGTTACAATGTGCTGTGATCGAATTTGCCCGAAATGTCTGCGGTCTTACCCAGGCAAATAGTTCGGAGTTTGCCCAAAAGGATCTGGATCCGGTGATCGATCTAATCCCGGAACAGAAAAAAGTAACCGACAAGGGGGGTACCATGCGTTTAGGAGCCTATCCTTGTAAAATAGAATCAGACTCCCTGGCCCATAAAGCCTATGGGAAGTTAGAAGTTTCTGAAAGGCATCGCCACCGTTACGAAGTCAACAACCAGTTTCTGGATCTTTTAAAAAGCAAAGGTCTGGTCGTCAGCGGTGTTTGGCCAGACGGTAATCTGGTAGAAATTATCGAGCTGAGGGATCATCCCTGGTTTTTAGCTACCCAATTTCATCCAGAATTTAAATCTAAACCTCGAGATCCCCATCCCTTGTTCAGGGATTTTATTGCAGCGGCTATTAAGCATAAAACCTTGTTATGA
- a CDS encoding MATE family efflux transporter has translation MIEPKSKLNLTESRRDLTEGSIGKNLLALSIPMTLGMFLQMVFYLVDMYFVGKLGSSAIAAVSMSALIMILLITLGTGLSSATVALVSRAVGAKDLTQSSHATVQSLAIVMLLSIVVGIPGYIYSESIYKLMGATPEVIQVGLGYLKISFAGTLAFLFLFISSAALRGAGEAALSAKILGFSILLNIILDPLLIFGWGPFPRLGVDGAAYATVISLGVGSLITLYLLLKGSTPIQISLQRIRLDFQVIWQLIKIAVPGSAETFLRSLARVALMKIVTPYGTAAIAAFGIGASRLDMVVTLPTLGLSLAAATLVGQNLGAQKPDRAEKSAWVAVRWGIILMLILAVTFFAFAPGLIRVFDKNPEVITIGSTYLRFTTLSYVFLGIALILGRSFNGAGDAVPPLITASIALWGVQIPLAYFLAHHTTLQLKGVWLAIVVSHMLNAVLLIIWFRAGKWKLKKV, from the coding sequence ATGATTGAACCTAAATCTAAATTAAACCTGACCGAATCCAGGCGAGACTTGACCGAAGGGAGTATAGGGAAAAATCTTCTGGCACTCTCCATTCCCATGACCCTGGGGATGTTCTTGCAGATGGTTTTTTACCTGGTGGACATGTATTTCGTAGGGAAGCTGGGTTCTTCCGCCATTGCAGCGGTATCCATGTCTGCCCTGATCATGATCCTCCTCATCACCCTGGGAACCGGTTTATCCAGTGCAACAGTAGCTTTGGTTTCCCGAGCTGTCGGAGCCAAGGACCTGACTCAAAGCAGCCATGCTACTGTTCAATCTCTGGCAATCGTAATGCTTCTCTCTATCGTAGTTGGTATTCCCGGATATATTTATTCAGAATCGATTTACAAATTGATGGGTGCGACCCCTGAGGTTATTCAAGTTGGCCTGGGTTACCTCAAAATATCCTTTGCAGGAACTCTGGCTTTTCTTTTTCTTTTTATCAGCAGCGCGGCCCTTCGAGGAGCTGGAGAAGCCGCTTTGTCGGCTAAGATTCTGGGATTCTCCATTCTCTTAAATATCATCCTGGATCCTCTATTGATCTTCGGTTGGGGGCCTTTTCCCAGACTGGGGGTAGATGGGGCCGCTTATGCTACGGTTATTTCTTTGGGAGTGGGCTCTCTGATCACCCTGTATCTTCTCCTTAAAGGCTCGACTCCCATCCAAATCTCCTTACAAAGGATCCGGTTAGACTTCCAGGTGATCTGGCAGCTTATTAAGATTGCAGTTCCAGGTTCCGCAGAAACCTTTCTTCGAAGTCTGGCCCGAGTAGCGCTCATGAAAATCGTAACTCCTTATGGGACAGCCGCCATTGCAGCCTTTGGAATCGGAGCCAGTCGGTTAGATATGGTGGTAACCCTTCCCACATTGGGTCTTTCTTTAGCCGCGGCTACACTGGTTGGCCAGAACCTGGGAGCTCAAAAACCGGATCGTGCCGAAAAAAGTGCCTGGGTCGCGGTTCGTTGGGGTATCATTCTAATGCTTATACTGGCTGTAACCTTTTTTGCCTTCGCCCCTGGATTGATTCGTGTTTTTGATAAAAACCCCGAGGTGATTACCATAGGATCTACCTATCTCCGATTTACAACCTTATCCTATGTATTCCTGGGAATAGCCCTGATTCTGGGTCGTTCCTTTAATGGAGCGGGAGATGCAGTTCCCCCTCTGATTACGGCGAGCATCGCCCTATGGGGAGTTCAAATCCCTCTGGCATACTTTCTTGCACATCATACCACCCTTCAGCTCAAGGGAGTCTGGCTGGCCATTGTCGTCTCCCATATGCTTAATGCCGTCCTTTTAATTATCTGGTTTAGAGCGGGTAAGTGGAAATTGAAAAAAGTATAA
- the kdsB gene encoding 3-deoxy-manno-octulosonate cytidylyltransferase yields the protein MKKITAVIPARYHSSRFPGKVLADICGKPMIQHVYERVQKASLPQRVVVATDDERILKVVLNFKGEAIMTSKTHRSGTDRLAEVAREDPSDIFINVQGDEPLIEPNMIDQVVRPLLEDPEIPMGTLKHKIKSFEELKNPHVVKVVTDLNDMALYFSRSPIPYFRREEYRVHYRHIGLYAYRREFILKFASLQPTFLEQAEELEQLRALENGFKIKVIETEYESIGVDTPEDLKEVIKRLRGG from the coding sequence ATGAAAAAAATTACTGCCGTTATTCCAGCGAGATATCATTCATCCCGGTTTCCTGGAAAGGTTCTGGCCGATATTTGCGGTAAGCCGATGATTCAACACGTGTATGAAAGGGTCCAGAAGGCTTCCTTACCCCAGCGGGTTGTTGTTGCAACGGACGATGAACGCATCTTGAAAGTTGTTTTAAACTTTAAGGGGGAAGCCATTATGACATCTAAAACCCATCGGTCTGGGACCGATCGTCTCGCTGAAGTTGCCCGTGAAGATCCTTCGGATATCTTCATCAATGTTCAAGGAGATGAACCTTTAATCGAACCGAATATGATTGATCAGGTTGTACGACCTCTACTGGAAGATCCCGAAATCCCGATGGGGACCCTCAAGCATAAGATTAAGAGCTTCGAGGAGCTTAAAAACCCTCATGTGGTAAAAGTGGTAACGGACCTTAACGATATGGCTCTTTATTTTTCTCGCTCTCCCATTCCTTATTTTCGAAGAGAAGAATATAGGGTTCATTATCGACATATCGGCTTATATGCATATCGCAGGGAATTCATCTTAAAGTTCGCCTCACTTCAACCGACCTTTCTGGAGCAGGCTGAAGAACTTGAACAATTGCGAGCTTTGGAAAACGGTTTTAAAATTAAAGTCATTGAAACTGAGTATGAATCCATTGGAGTCGATACACCCGAGGACTTGAAGGAAGTTATAAAAAGACTTCGGGGTGGGTAG
- a CDS encoding 4Fe-4S dicluster domain-containing protein has product MATKITDECINCGACEPECPNTAIYEGGVEWELDGVKYPPLSNDYYYIVPDKCTECVGFYDEEQCAAVCPVDCCIPDPDRPETEEVLIERARRLHPDTDFGDNFPSRFRK; this is encoded by the coding sequence ATGGCAACCAAGATCACAGATGAATGCATCAATTGTGGGGCTTGTGAACCGGAATGCCCGAATACGGCTATTTATGAAGGTGGGGTAGAATGGGAGTTAGATGGAGTCAAGTATCCACCCCTTTCCAATGATTATTACTATATCGTTCCTGATAAGTGTACCGAGTGTGTAGGTTTCTATGATGAAGAACAGTGCGCCGCCGTTTGTCCCGTAGATTGCTGTATTCCCGATCCAGACAGACCCGAAACGGAAGAAGTTCTTATTGAAAGGGCTAGAAGGCTTCATCCCGATACCGACTTTGGAGATAATTTCCCTTCCCGGTTCAGAAAGTAA
- a CDS encoding DUF2905 domain-containing protein — MLEWSNLGKMLILFGGIAIVIGLILLFVDKIPFIGRLPGDIYIEKKNFTFYFPLMTSILISIILTIILNLLSRR, encoded by the coding sequence ATGCTTGAGTGGAGCAATTTAGGAAAAATGCTTATCCTCTTTGGAGGAATTGCTATCGTGATCGGGCTAATATTATTGTTCGTCGATAAAATTCCTTTTATTGGAAGACTACCTGGAGATATTTATATTGAAAAAAAGAATTTTACGTTCTATTTTCCTCTCATGACCTCGATTCTCATCAGTATTATTCTGACGATTATTTTAAATCTGTTAAGTAGAAGGTAG
- a CDS encoding Gfo/Idh/MocA family oxidoreductase → MSGAKQPLRIGVIGVGHLGRHHARIYSELETCQLIGVVDIDGVRAREIAQIYKVKAYQNYQDLFGQVDAVSIVVPTLEHYHIAKDCLEAGIHVLIEKPMTKTLQEANELIDLAAAKKLILQVGHLERFNPAVQALHRLAKDPKFIESYRISHFPDRSTDIDVIMDLMIHDIDIILSLVPSPVKYIQAVGIPVLTSNIDIANVRVQFESGCVANMTASRVSLKQERKLRIFQKERYLSLDYQAQELILAELKYPEALSTYEKSALDRPEIAVRKVEITKGEPLRMELESFVECITHKKKPLVSGEAGRRALEVAVEILESIKNA, encoded by the coding sequence TTGTCAGGCGCTAAGCAACCACTACGGATTGGGGTTATCGGCGTTGGACACTTGGGACGTCATCATGCTCGAATTTATTCTGAGCTGGAAACCTGTCAATTGATAGGAGTCGTAGACATCGATGGGGTTCGGGCCAGAGAAATTGCCCAGATATATAAAGTTAAGGCTTATCAGAATTATCAGGATCTCTTTGGTCAGGTTGATGCAGTCAGTATTGTCGTTCCCACCCTGGAACACTATCATATTGCCAAGGATTGCCTGGAGGCAGGTATCCATGTTTTGATAGAAAAGCCGATGACCAAGACCCTTCAAGAAGCTAACGAGCTCATCGACCTGGCTGCAGCCAAAAAACTCATCCTTCAGGTTGGACATTTAGAGCGGTTTAACCCAGCCGTTCAAGCTTTACATCGGTTAGCTAAGGATCCAAAATTCATCGAATCCTATCGCATCAGCCATTTTCCAGACCGAAGTACCGACATTGATGTGATTATGGATTTGATGATCCATGATATAGACATTATATTAAGTTTGGTGCCTTCTCCTGTGAAATATATCCAGGCGGTTGGAATTCCCGTCTTGACTTCAAACATCGATATTGCCAATGTTCGAGTTCAATTTGAATCTGGGTGTGTGGCCAACATGACAGCAAGCCGGGTGAGTCTTAAGCAGGAGCGAAAACTGAGGATTTTTCAAAAGGAGCGTTATCTTTCTCTGGATTATCAGGCTCAAGAGTTGATCCTTGCAGAACTAAAGTATCCGGAAGCGCTTTCGACCTATGAAAAATCTGCCTTAGACCGCCCTGAAATTGCTGTTCGAAAAGTTGAAATAACCAAAGGAGAACCCCTTAGAATGGAATTGGAGTCCTTTGTAGAATGTATTACCCATAAGAAAAAGCCTCTGGTCTCCGGAGAAGCGGGACGCAGGGCCTTAGAGGTAGCAGTAGAAATTTTGGAGAGTATCAAAAATGCTTGA
- a CDS encoding SRPBCC family protein: MPKFIQESFIPAPVEKVFALYEKPDFLQRLIPPWEKVEILKRASTLEVGQQVVLLVTLGFVSFRWVIEHVEYEKNKLFADKQLQGPFKSWYHRHLFQPTEGGTLLRDEIEYTLPGGVISNVVASFLIRPRLQKMFAYRHEVTRKAFEDSREI, encoded by the coding sequence ATGCCCAAATTCATCCAAGAAAGTTTTATTCCGGCTCCGGTAGAGAAAGTCTTTGCTCTTTATGAAAAGCCGGATTTTTTGCAACGTTTGATCCCTCCCTGGGAAAAAGTGGAAATCTTAAAACGAGCCTCTACCCTTGAAGTGGGCCAGCAAGTTGTTTTATTGGTTACGCTGGGTTTTGTTTCGTTTCGATGGGTTATTGAACATGTCGAATATGAGAAGAATAAACTATTTGCCGACAAGCAGCTCCAGGGGCCCTTCAAATCCTGGTACCATCGGCATCTTTTCCAACCCACGGAGGGGGGAACCCTCCTCCGAGATGAAATCGAATATACACTTCCCGGTGGGGTCATAAGCAACGTGGTTGCGTCGTTCCTGATCAGGCCCCGACTCCAGAAAATGTTCGCGTATCGCCACGAGGTTACGCGAAAAGCTTTTGAAGACTCCAGAGAGATCTGA
- a CDS encoding AMP-binding protein: protein MPFISLTRMMECLARDYPDKLALVCEDRRLTYGELNDRINRLAHALLDKGIQKGDKVAVLNSNGVEMIESIYAVLKTGGVLVLLNSMVKGESLRLMLDDSDSVALICGEAFTREVDSLKAGLPKIQPDHYICTGSAEVPGYISYSHIMETCSGKNPEIPIFPEDLFNVIYSSGTTGLPKGIVHSHDHRCLFVWTYMREFIIHFESVICNSTPLYHNGSWVFVLPALFVGATVVIMKKFHPKGFLELVEKEKVTHAYLVPTQYIALMEYPEFHSYDKSSLEVLLSLAAPLSRKTKEDILSNFSCRFFEMYGVTEGFSTILKPGDQRRKPGSVGKATLGSELRVVDDHMKDVPVGEVGEIVGRGTLTPLGYYKKPELTAQTIVEGWLRTGDLGRLDEEGYLYLVGRKKDMILSGGVNIYPEDIEEVMMRHPKILEVSVFGVPHEKWGETPWAAVVLKEGQEATQEEILEWTNSRLARYQRISGVDFMKELPRNPAGKVLKRELRAPYWKGLEREI from the coding sequence ATGCCTTTTATAAGCTTGACAAGAATGATGGAGTGCCTGGCCCGGGATTATCCTGACAAGTTGGCTCTGGTTTGTGAAGATCGAAGGTTGACCTATGGAGAGCTTAATGATCGGATTAACCGACTGGCCCATGCCCTTTTAGATAAGGGAATTCAAAAAGGGGATAAGGTAGCCGTGCTGAATTCCAATGGTGTGGAAATGATTGAAAGTATCTATGCGGTGCTGAAAACGGGTGGTGTGCTGGTTCTTTTAAATTCCATGGTGAAAGGAGAATCCCTCAGGCTCATGTTAGACGACTCAGATAGCGTTGCACTGATTTGTGGCGAAGCTTTCACCCGGGAAGTGGATTCTTTGAAGGCAGGACTTCCCAAGATTCAGCCGGATCACTACATTTGTACCGGATCTGCTGAGGTTCCAGGGTATATTTCCTATTCGCATATTATGGAAACCTGTTCGGGAAAAAATCCTGAAATTCCCATCTTTCCAGAAGATTTGTTTAATGTTATTTACTCCTCCGGCACAACGGGACTTCCCAAGGGGATCGTTCATAGTCACGATCATCGCTGCCTTTTCGTTTGGACGTATATGAGGGAGTTTATCATCCACTTTGAAAGTGTGATCTGTAACTCGACCCCTCTTTATCACAACGGTTCCTGGGTTTTTGTTCTTCCGGCCCTGTTTGTGGGTGCAACGGTTGTCATCATGAAGAAGTTTCATCCTAAAGGATTTCTGGAGCTAGTGGAGAAAGAAAAGGTGACCCATGCGTATCTGGTTCCTACCCAGTATATTGCCTTGATGGAATATCCTGAATTTCATTCCTATGATAAGAGTTCTCTGGAGGTTCTTCTTTCCCTGGCTGCTCCCTTGTCCAGAAAAACCAAGGAAGATATTTTAAGTAACTTTTCCTGTCGCTTCTTCGAAATGTACGGGGTAACCGAAGGTTTTTCAACGATCTTAAAGCCTGGGGATCAGCGGAGGAAACCGGGTTCTGTGGGGAAGGCCACATTAGGAAGTGAGCTGCGGGTGGTAGATGACCATATGAAAGATGTGCCTGTAGGGGAGGTTGGGGAGATTGTAGGGCGGGGAACTTTAACCCCCTTGGGGTATTACAAAAAACCCGAGCTTACAGCCCAGACTATTGTAGAAGGCTGGCTTCGAACCGGTGATCTGGGAAGGTTAGATGAGGAAGGTTATCTGTACCTGGTAGGTCGAAAGAAAGATATGATCCTATCGGGTGGAGTGAATATCTATCCTGAGGATATCGAAGAAGTTATGATGCGCCATCCTAAGATCTTGGAAGTCAGTGTGTTTGGAGTTCCCCATGAGAAGTGGGGAGAGACTCCCTGGGCTGCGGTTGTTTTAAAAGAAGGTCAAGAAGCAACCCAGGAGGAGATTTTAGAGTGGACGAATTCCCGACTTGCCCGATATCAGAGGATCAGTGGGGTAGACTTTATGAAAGAGCTACCCCGTAACCCTGCCGGTAAAGTACTTAAAAGAGAACTTCGGGCTCCTTATTGGAAAGGCCTGGAAAGGGAAATTTAG
- a CDS encoding enoyl-CoA hydratase — MSTQDLLIQREGQKALIVFNRPEQRNSITYEMWQDIPVLVKELDEDPTVRVILLTGNGDKSFAAGADITQFKIRRNDPEGVRAYNEAVDKALKAIEQARKPVIAMINGYAVGGGLELAIACDLRICSDRAKFGIPAAKLSIVISFTDIQRLINLVGPAYAKEILFTAQLFTAQEAKEMGLVNRVIPHDQLRSFTLEMADTIAQNAPLSIQGAKRMINHCLKDPALTQVDSEVEHLHLACFLTEDFKEGVQAFLEKRKPVFKGI; from the coding sequence ATGTCAACGCAAGATCTCCTCATCCAGAGAGAAGGGCAAAAAGCTCTTATCGTGTTTAATCGTCCGGAGCAACGGAACTCTATTACCTATGAAATGTGGCAGGATATTCCTGTTCTGGTGAAAGAGCTAGATGAGGATCCCACGGTTCGAGTTATCCTTCTTACCGGCAATGGTGACAAATCCTTTGCAGCCGGTGCAGATATTACGCAATTTAAAATCCGAAGGAATGATCCTGAAGGGGTTCGGGCCTATAATGAAGCAGTAGACAAAGCCCTTAAAGCCATCGAACAGGCCAGAAAGCCAGTTATTGCTATGATCAATGGTTATGCCGTAGGGGGAGGTCTAGAACTGGCTATTGCTTGTGATTTGAGGATCTGTAGTGATCGCGCCAAATTTGGTATCCCGGCAGCTAAATTGAGCATTGTCATTAGCTTTACCGATATCCAAAGATTGATTAACCTGGTAGGACCGGCCTACGCCAAGGAGATTTTATTTACTGCCCAGTTATTCACCGCTCAGGAAGCCAAAGAGATGGGATTGGTTAATCGGGTTATCCCTCATGACCAGCTTCGGTCCTTCACCCTAGAAATGGCCGATACCATTGCCCAAAACGCTCCTCTTTCCATCCAGGGAGCCAAGAGAATGATTAATCACTGCCTGAAAGATCCGGCTTTAACCCAGGTTGATTCCGAGGTAGAACACCTTCACCTGGCCTGTTTCCTGACAGAAGACTTCAAGGAGGGAGTTCAGGCTTTCTTAGAGAAGCGAAAACCTGTTTTCAAAGGAATTTAA
- a CDS encoding Fe-S-containing hydro-lyase, translated as MSEILKITPPLSEELLARLKAGDKVLIQGILYAARDAAHKRMMELMDKGEELPIDLRGQIIYYVGPTPEKPGQVIGSAGPTTSSRMDPYTPRLIAEKGLKGTIGKGWRSQEVKDAMKTYKAVYFGAIGGAGALIARTIKKSELVAYEDLGPEAVRRLEVEDFPAIVINDIYGGDLYEEGIKRYTRI; from the coding sequence ATGTCCGAGATACTTAAGATAACCCCTCCTTTATCCGAGGAACTCCTTGCCCGGTTGAAAGCAGGAGATAAAGTATTGATCCAGGGGATTCTTTATGCAGCCCGTGATGCTGCGCACAAGCGGATGATGGAATTGATGGATAAGGGTGAAGAGCTTCCCATCGATCTACGCGGTCAAATTATTTACTATGTAGGTCCCACGCCTGAAAAACCCGGACAGGTCATAGGCTCGGCCGGACCTACGACCAGTTCTCGAATGGATCCTTATACCCCTCGACTCATCGCAGAGAAAGGTCTGAAGGGAACTATTGGAAAGGGATGGCGTTCCCAGGAGGTTAAAGATGCCATGAAAACCTATAAGGCTGTTTACTTTGGAGCCATTGGAGGGGCCGGGGCCCTGATTGCCCGCACCATCAAGAAATCTGAACTTGTAGCCTATGAAGACCTGGGTCCAGAAGCCGTCCGTCGACTGGAAGTAGAGGATTTTCCGGCTATTGTAATCAATGATATTTATGGAGGGGACTTATACGAGGAGGGAATAAAAAGATATACCAGGATTTGA
- a CDS encoding SDR family oxidoreductase, producing the protein MNLQNKVIIVTGGANGIGRALCRRFAAEGARGIVVADLDGEGATQVAGEINGLAVITDVSIEADIIRLVKRAVETYGPIDLFCSNAGIAGASGGIEVPNDAWQRIWEVNVMAHVYAARAVLPGMLALGGGYLLQTISAAGLLTHIEAAPYSVTKHAALAFAEWLAIVYGDAGIKVSCLCPQGVRTRMLLGEDGKRESFLLEGALEPEEVAEVVVRGLAEERFLILPHPEVAEYFRRKANDYDRWIRGMRQLKTKIRKETSEGGEEAS; encoded by the coding sequence ATGAATCTTCAAAACAAAGTCATTATAGTAACCGGAGGAGCCAACGGCATTGGGCGTGCGTTGTGTCGTCGCTTTGCAGCGGAAGGTGCGCGCGGCATTGTCGTGGCTGATTTAGACGGAGAAGGTGCGACCCAGGTAGCCGGGGAAATCAACGGTTTAGCTGTTATCACCGATGTAAGTATTGAGGCAGATATAATTCGTTTGGTTAAGCGGGCTGTAGAGACCTACGGACCCATTGATCTCTTCTGCTCCAATGCAGGAATTGCGGGAGCTTCGGGCGGTATAGAGGTTCCCAACGATGCCTGGCAGCGCATTTGGGAGGTAAACGTAATGGCCCATGTCTATGCAGCCCGAGCCGTTCTACCCGGCATGTTGGCGCTTGGAGGGGGTTATTTATTACAAACCATCTCCGCAGCCGGTTTACTAACCCATATCGAGGCAGCTCCTTACTCCGTTACCAAACATGCTGCCCTTGCCTTTGCCGAGTGGTTGGCAATTGTTTATGGCGATGCCGGTATCAAGGTTTCTTGCCTGTGTCCCCAAGGGGTTCGTACCAGGATGTTGCTCGGCGAAGATGGAAAAAGGGAAAGCTTTTTATTGGAAGGGGCCCTGGAGCCGGAAGAGGTGGCCGAAGTCGTTGTCAGAGGTTTAGCCGAAGAACGCTTCCTCATTCTTCCACATCCTGAAGTTGCCGAATACTTCCGTCGTAAAGCCAATGACTATGATCGTTGGATCCGAGGGATGCGCCAACTTAAAACGAAGATCCGCAAGGAAACCTCAGAGGGGGGAGAGGAGGCGAGTTAG